In Marasmius oreades isolate 03SP1 chromosome 1, whole genome shotgun sequence, one DNA window encodes the following:
- a CDS encoding uncharacterized protein (BUSCO:EOG09260BZ0) has protein sequence MTIVETNGSTVNSKIEDENTRHDKRLALKGLNEYPSSPESSKLDSSLKRHTALIKRMRQSMAADNRDQILKDIDTLSLEKYVEEIVGAVMDGIVKCKTEKDVWSAVEAISHLHQRFPKSFTPALVTSLANALSVPSRASLQSLTAEQREKEDSSRVTRQRPILRICSELALVGVIRDGPGRSGGEWIMKVLKEMLSNDPSLSSLPLLSSFLKAYSLPFLGIAPTAPSKQISITSEPGSLSFSQAEEPSALAGFPSLQNEVDQLIEKDTRDRFKRMCEGYFDNVCKKLLIEHTRLQEQDRRNHEAYIKSGEIFEDRQQAYEKMTKSYEKLLANCQHLSELLCLPLPQLPTLSRKADSIQIGLNSGSILGGEDGDQFLSADRKWEDEEERKFFEEVQDLKDFVPKSVLGIDEEEKPKEEDEEQTQKRLEQEKEEFRKLEEELEKLNDNVLTPEAAADDITDDAPTPVPGTPKATTPPLSPHLAPQGPSQLLSALLARLPDATNRALIDQAAIDFAFLNSKAARKRLVKFLAQIPKNRTDLLPHYSRLVATLNKYMPDIGTELVGTLDDEFRYLQRKKNVMKDLAETRLKNIMFISNLTKFRVVPTHVILHMFKVCLDDFSGNNVENLALLLEGCGRFLLRSEDTRERFGTMLELMRRKQSMQHFDQRQLLLLENAYYQCNPPERAPRQDKERTPMEFFIRHLIFDVLAKKTIDKVFKLIRKLDWDDANVRNVLFKLFTKPWKLKFSNISLMAMLTYDLQRYHPSFSVAVVDQVLEDVRRGLEQNVYSTNQRRMATIKYLGELYIYRLLSSGIIFDTLWSMVTFGHPDGRPLPHQACTLDMPDDFFRVRLVCALLDTCGMCFDHGTQKKKLDNFLVFFQYYVHCKDELPMDVDFMLSDSLEAVRSKFQLVKTIEEAVLAVDEMMNSTFQNVEITDGEDSGEESGGEDERRENDEREDEEEDEVEDQDNVIVNDRPNSPEERIVLSSSQENLGPSEEADAEFAKELAKLVTDTSNEARKVDKKTALVLWDSAILPPTARKKRVEEQDDSRSSNKKDVMTFTVVTKKGNKQQTRQLAVPSESALAIHTRSAQLQDKVEQQQLKRLVLDYEQREEAEELKALEARNRSGAIKIRYVG, from the exons ATGACCATCGTCGAGACCAAtggttctacggtcaacagCAAGATAGAGGACGAGAATACCCGACATGACAAACGGCTCGCGCTCAAGGGACTCAATGAATACCCATCTTCCCCAG AGTCCTCTAAGCTTGATTCTTCACTGAAACGACATACTGCACTCATCAAGCGGATGCGTCAGTCAATGGCAGCTGATAACCGTGACCAAATACTCAAGGATATCGATACGCTGTCACTTGAGAAGTACGTCGAGGAAATTGTAGGGGCCGTCATGGATGGAATTGTCAAATGTAAAACGGAGAAGGACGTATGGAGCGCCGTTGAA GCCATTTCTCACTTACATCAACGATTTCCAAAATCCTTTACACCTGCTCTAGTCACTTCACTCGCAAATGCCCTTAGTGTTCCATCAAGAGCATCCCTGCAGTCATTGACCGCAGAACAGAGGGAAAAAGAAGATTCCTCTCGGGTTACCCGGCAGCGTCCCATCCTGCGAATATGTTCTGAATTGGCGCTGGTAGGAGTGATCAGAGATGGTCCTGGGCGAAGTGGTGGCGAATGGATTATGAAGGTTTTGAAGGAAATG CTCTCTAACGACCCCAGTCTCTCCTCCCTGCCACTATTATCCTCCTTTCTCAAGGCTTATTCGTTGCCCTTCCTTGGTATCGCCCCCACCGCTCCCTCAAAACAGATATCGATAACTTCAGAACCGGGCTCCTTGTCTTTCTCGCAAGCAGAAGAGCCTTCTGCTTTGGCCGggtttccctctcttcaaaATGAAGTGGATCAATTAATAGAGAAGGATACGCGCGATAGGTTCAAGCGGATGTGTGAAGGGTATTTTGATAACGTGTGCAAAAAATTGTTGATTGAGCATACG CGTTTGCAAGAACAAGATCGACGTAATCATGAAGCCTATATCAAGTCCGGAGAAATCTTCGAAGACAGGCAACAGGCGTATGAGAAGATGACTAAAAGTTATGAAAAATTGCTAGCAAATTGTCAACA TCTTTCTGAACTCCTCTGCTTGCCTTTACCTCAATTACCCACCTTGTCCCGGAAGGCCGACTCTATACAAATTGGTCTCAACAGTGGCAGCATTTTGGGAGGCGAAGATGGCGACCAGTTCTTATCCGCCGACAGGAAgtgggaagatgaagaggaaagaaaatTCTTCGAGGAAGTTCAGGATTTGAAAGATTTCGTTCCTAAGAGCGTTCTTGGTattgatgaggaagagaaacCAAAGGAGGAGGACGAAGAGCAGACCCAGAAGAGGCTagaacaagaaaaagaagaattcAGGAAACTAgaggaggagttggagaaACTAAACGACAATGTTCTTACTCCCGAAGCAGCAGCCGACGATATCACAGACGA TGCTCCAACCCCTGTTCCGGGAACCCCCAAAGCAACGACTCCACCTCTGTCACCTCATCTTGCACCTCAGGGTCCTTCACAACTCCTTTCCGCACTCTTGGCCAGACTGCCCGATGCGACCAATCGTGCTTTGATCGACCAAGCTGCTATCGACTTCGCATTTCTAAATTCCAAAGCGGCGCGAAAGAGACTTGTGAAG TTCCTAGCCCAAATACCGAAGAATAGAACAGACCTTTTGCCACATTATTCTCGGTTGGTCGCTACTCTTAATAAGTACATGCCGGACATTGGTACCGAGCTTGTCGGAACT CTAGACGACGAGTTCAGGTATTtgcagagaaagaagaacgtTATGAAAGACCTTGCGGAGACCAGACTGAAG AATATCATGTTCATTTCCAACTTGACGAAATTCCGTGTTGTCCCTACTCATGTCATCCTTCACATGTTCAAAGTGTGCTTGGACGACTTCTCTGGTAATAACGTAGAAAATTTAGCCCTCCTATTGGAAGGTTGCGGAAGATTTCTACTGAGAAGCGAAGACACACGAGAACGATTTGGGACCATG TTAGAATTGATGCGACGAAAACAAAGCATGCAACACTTTGATCAGAGACAGCTTCTCTTACTGGAGAATGCATATTATCAG TGTAATCCTCCTGAACGAGCACCTCGACAAGACAAGGAACGAACACCTATGGAATTTTTCATACGCCATCTTATCTTCGATGTACTTGCCAAGAAAACCATAGACAAGGTGTTCAAGCTCATTCGAAAGCTAGATTGGGATGACGCCAACGTTCGCAATGTCCTTTTCAAACTCTTCACAAAACCTTGGAAGCTCAAATTCAGCAACATCAGCTTGATGGCTATGCTGACATACGATCTACAAAGATACCACCCATCCTTTTCGGTGGCCGTCGTCGATCAGGTCTTGGAAGATGTACGACGAGGTTTGGAGCAGAACGTTTATAGCACAAATCAGCGAAGAATGGCCACCATAAAATACCTGGGCGAGCTATACATCTATCGACTTCTGAGTTCCGGGATCATATTCGATACTCTGTGGTCAATGGTGACCTTTGGACATC CGGATGGTCGACCTCTACCACACCAAGCATGCACTCTGGACATGCCTGACGATTTCTTCCGCGTTCGCCTTGTCTGCGCACTGTTAGACACGTGTGGCATGTGCTTTGATCACGGGactcagaagaagaaactggatAACTTCTTGGTCTTTTTTCAA TATTACGTGCATTGCAAAGACGAACTTCCGATGGATGTGGATTTCATGCTCTCTGATTCACTAGAG GCAGTGAGGTCCAAATTTCAACTTGTCAAGACCATCGAAGAGGCGGTGCTTGCAGTGGACGAAATGATGAATTCAACATTCCAGAATGTCGAAA TTACTGATGGTGAGGACAGTGGAGAAGAAAGCGGCGGTGAAGATGAAAGAAGGGAGAATGATGAacgggaagatgaagaggaagatgaggtGGAGGATCAAGACAACGTGATT GTCAACGATAGGCCCAACTCTCCGGAAGAAAGAATTGTCTTATCGTCGAGTCAAGAAAACCTCGGTCCCTCTGAAGAGGCAGACGCAGAATTCGCTAAAGAGCTTGCGAAGCTTGTTACCGACACCTCCAACGAAGCAAGGAAAGTTGACAAAAAGACTGCACTCGTTCTATGGGATTCAGCCATCTTACCTCCAACTGCTCGAAAGAAGAGGGTGGAAGAACAAGACGACTCCAGAAGTTCGAATAAGAAAGACGTGATGACTTTCACAGTCGTGACGAAGAAAGGGAATAAACAACAG ACTCGACAGCTTGCCGTTCCCTCCGAATCGGCGTTGGCTATTCACACCCGTAGCGCCCAACTGCAAGACAAAGTTGAACAACAACAATTGAAGCGCTTGGTCCTTGACTATGAACAACGAGAAGAGGCTGAAGAGCTAAAAG CTTTGGAAGCCCGTAATCGCTCAGGAGCAATCAAGATTCGATACGTTGGCTGA
- a CDS encoding uncharacterized protein (BUSCO:EOG092618J9) — protein sequence MLHRLATMSVPKTRISTLPLPPSTHLITHNLTPDPHTPSPKAFINHVIPNNPSIQRRARLISPEAHFSYVTPFPLPFPYHVEPPKDVNEEDLDKSKVIEQWLSDREAKHPRDDDGIENKLRLHYPKNRDQPGILIGLSETGLRDCVPHLDVGDAFAQLGTPSLVTEPVSVNGKIENPISSSEDAVAVRQELIDVLSGHAVLMSSDYPAAEGEEGEQKRGFVPWSLRYSGHQFGSWAGQLGDGRATSVMVTPHPNHPEETYELQLKGAGRTPYSRSADGLAVVRSSIREFLCSEAMHALQIPTTRSLSLISLPSLPVARERMETACIMTRVAPSFIRIGNFEALNGPMRMMFFGGGQQESNLEALRTLGEWVAKRVLGLTVALQGGAWAKPLLMEVARRNAVMVAGWQVYGFMHGVINTDNVSIMGLTIDYGPYAFMDVFDSMHICNHSDDGGRYTYRNQPSMIIFALRALLNALSPLIGAELSNKGKPIPTDFFKDASEEQIDEWKAAAMKECKDELERMTQEEMSIEYGRLMRKRLGLRRQDETDESQLSRPLLNILENQKLDFHRTFRVLSSFRPSMEGEELDKYIQSLLSNISEPLMVDEMDAKREWREWLGKYKDRILSEQELWTGEEWEKLRVEEAKRANPRFVLRQWVLEEVIRKVEADAESGKRVLGKVLQMACNPFDSWGAEGDARAEESLTAEEKEERRLCGVGEASMLGFQCSCSS from the exons ATGCTACATCGACTAGCTACCATGAGTGTCCCCAAAACTCGTATTTCAACTCTCCCACTGCCCCCCTCAACTCATCTCATTACACACAACCTTACCCCGGACCCACACACTCCCTCTCCCAAAGCTTTTATCAACCATGTCATTCCTAACAATCCAAGTATCCAACGAAGAGCCAGATTAATCTCACCCGAAGCTCATTTCTCCTATGTGACCCCATTCCCATTACCATTCCCTTACCACGTCGAGCCTCCAAAGGACGTCAACGAAGAAGATCTGGACAAAAGCAAGGTCATCGAACAATGGTTGAGCGATCGAGAAGCTAAACATCCTCGAGATGACGATGGAATCGAGAATAAACTGAGGCTACACTACCCAAAGAATCGCGACCAACCAGGAATACTTATCGGTCTGTCCGAGACGGGTTTAAGAGACTGCGTACCCCACTTGGATGTTGGCGATGCATTCGCTCAACTTGGTACACCCTCCTTGGTAACTGAACCGGTTTCTGTCAACGGAAAGATAGAAAATCCAATATCGTCCTCCGAAGACGCAGTTGCTGTTAGACAAGAACTCATCGACGTCCTCAGTGGTCATGCTGTCTTAATGTCTTCCGACTATCCTGCTgccgaaggagaagagggagaACAGAAGCGAGGTTTCGTTCCATGGTCCTTGAGATACTCCGGACATCAATTTGGTTCGTGGGCAGGTCAACTGGGAGATGGTCGTGCAACATCCGTTA TGGTCACTCCCCATCCAAACCATCCCGAAGAAACCTACGAACTACAGCTCAAAGGAGCGGGACGAACGCCCTACTCACGCTCAGCAGATGGACTGGCTGTGGTAAGGTCGTCCATTAGAGAGTTCCTATGCTCCGAAG CAATGCACGCCCTTCAAATCCCCACCACCCGATCTCTCTCCTTGATCTCCCTCCCTTCTCTACCCGTCGCTCGGGAACGCATGGAAACTGCATGCATAATGACCCGCGTAGCACCATCCTTTATCCGAATCGGCAACTTTGAAGCTCTCAACGGACCGATGCGGATGATGTTCTTCGGCGGTGGGCAACAAGAAAGTAACTTGGAAGCGCTAAGAACATTAGGAGAATGGGTCGCAAAAAGGGTGTTGGGGTTGACTGTAGCTTTACAGGGAGGTGCTTGGGCTAAACCGTTGTTGATGGAAGTCGCGAGGAGAAATGCCGTGATGGTAGCTGGGTGGCAAGTTTATGGGTTCATGCATGGGGTTATCAATACGGATAA TGTTTCGATTATGGGTCTGACTATCGATTATG gtccatacGCCTTCATGGACGTCTTTGATTCAATGCATATTTGTAATCATTCTGACGATGGGGGTCGATATACTTACAGA AACCAACCATCCATGAT CATATTCGCCCTACGTGCTCTCTTAAACGCACTCTCCCCGCTCATCGGTGCTGAACTCTCCAACAAAGGAAAACCCATCCCAACGGACTTCTTCAAAGACGCTTCCGAGGAGCAAATCGACGAGTGGAAAGCTGCAGCGATGAAGGAATGTAAAGACGAATTAGAAAGAATGACCCAAGAGGAAATGAGCATCGAGTATGGACGGTTGATGCGGAAACGTCTTGGACTCCGTCGGCAAGACGAAACAGACGAAAGTCAATTATCACGACCGTTATTGAACATTTTGGAAAACCAAAAATTGGATTTCCATCGTACCTTCCgggttctttcttccttccggCCGTCCATGGAGGGTGAAGAGTTGGATAAATATATTCAAAGTCTGTTATCGAACATTTCCGAGCCTTTGATGGTAGACGAAATGGACGCTAAACGGGAATGGAGGGAGTGGTTAGGGAAGTATAAGGACCGTATCTTGAGTGAGCAGGAGTTATGGACCGGGGAGGAATGGGAGAAGCTGCGAGTAGAAGAGGCGAAGAGGGCGAATCCGAGGTTTGTATTGAGGCAGTGGGTGTTGGAGGAGGTGATTAGAAAGGTGGAGGCTGATGCGGAGAGTGGGAAAAGGGTTTTGGGGAAAGTGTTACAG ATGGCTTGTAACCCATTCGATTCTTGGGGTGCTGAAGGCGACGCCAGAGCAGAGGAGAGTTTGACTGCAgaggaaaaggaggaaagACGGCTTTGTGGTGTAGGGGAAGCATCTATGTTGGGATTTCAGTGCAGTTGTTCGAGTTGA